Part of the Halorhabdus utahensis DSM 12940 genome, AATGTCGGTTCTTCGTCGAGGGTGGTAGGCGGTCGGAGCATGGATCTTGAGCGACCACCCGAAACGCCTAATTCCAAGGAGACACCATTATGTAATGGCGCTCCCGCATCGTTTCGGGGGTTTTGCCTAAACTGACGCGCTTCACCTTGGAGGGGGATCGCGTCGGTGCCGTCTTATGCGGCATATACGACTAGTGTGCTTTATCGTATTAAATCTAGGGGACCAACAGATAAGAAAGGCTGGAAAGTACTACCGGACCTCCGTTGAAATGCAATACACACTTCTGTTGAATCGGTCACGACGAGATCGAGATCGACGAAGTCGTACAGCGGTGGCTTGTCGAAATCCGTGGCGTTGTGGGTAACGAACGTGCCACCTGCGGCGTAAGCAGTAGCAGGGTTGAGCAGATCAGCGGAGGCCAATCGAATATCCTGTGAGCGAAGTTGTGCGTCCAGATGCACGGCTTCGAGGGCACACTCGTCGGTCCAGCAGATCGTTGAACGACGCATCATCCCATTTCAGATCGCCTAACCGCTCTGTGACGTCCTCGGAGACATCGCGACCTTTAGGACCGCCCACCACTCACTGGTAGTATCGTGCGCGTCGAGCAGAGTTTCATTCCGGTCAGGGGCGTCGGCGAGCAGACCGAGCGCAAGCTGTGGCGGCAGGGAATTACCCACTGGGACGACTTTTACCCCGACGCCGTCGGCTCGACGACCGCCGAGCGAATCGAGACGTTCATCGACGATGCTCGCGAGCGGTTGGCTCACGGTGACAGCCACTACTTCGGCCGGCAGTTCCCCAGCCAGGCCCAGTGGCGACTCTACGAATCCTTCCAGGACGGCGCAGCCTTCTTCGACATCGAGACGACCGGCTTGGATCAGCGCCACGACACGGTGACGACCGTCAGCGTCCGGCAGGGCGGCGAAACGAAGACCTTCGTCCGTGATCGCGACCTCACCGCCGACCGCCTCCGGGAGGTCTTCGCCGACGCCGACCTGCTGGTCTCGTTCAACGGCAAACGCTTCGACGTGCCCTTTCTCCAGCAATCGTTCGACCTCGACGGCGTCCTCGACCGGCCGCACCTCGATCTCATGTACCCCTGCCGGCAAATCGATCTGACCGGCGGGCTCAAACAGATCGAGAAAGACGTCGGCATCCAGCGCGACCGGCCGGACCTCTCGGGAAAGGACGCCGTTCGGCTGTGGTACGAGGCCGAGCGCGGCGACGATGCCGCTTTGGAGACGCTGATCTCCTACAACCGCGAGGACGTCGACCACCTGGAGACTGTCGCCGATCGGGTCGCCACGCGTCTCCACGAATCGACCGTCCCCGACGACTGTACGTTCTGATCAGAACTGGCCCCGTCGACCGCCGCGGGGCGGCGATCGAGTGGATTGCTCGGCTCGTAATACGTGTGCCCGCCCGGCGAGCAGCCCGAGCACGAGGCCGGTGAAGTGGGCGACCAGTGCGACCTGA contains:
- a CDS encoding ribonuclease H-like domain-containing protein, which encodes MRVEQSFIPVRGVGEQTERKLWRQGITHWDDFYPDAVGSTTAERIETFIDDARERLAHGDSHYFGRQFPSQAQWRLYESFQDGAAFFDIETTGLDQRHDTVTTVSVRQGGETKTFVRDRDLTADRLREVFADADLLVSFNGKRFDVPFLQQSFDLDGVLDRPHLDLMYPCRQIDLTGGLKQIEKDVGIQRDRPDLSGKDAVRLWYEAERGDDAALETLISYNREDVDHLETVADRVATRLHESTVPDDCTF